In Gemmatimonadota bacterium, the sequence CCTGTTCCATCTTCACCGAGTCCGGGGGCGCGGCGCGGGCCGCCATGGAGCGGGCCAGCGCCGGGATGGTCGGCGTGAACGTCGGGGTGCCGGTCCCGCGCGAGCCGTTCGGCTTCGGCGGGTGGAACGACTCCCGCTTCGGGGTGGGCGACATCACCGGCAAGAGCAGCCTCGAGTTCTGGACCAAGACCAAGAAGATCACCACCAAGTGGAACCGGGAAGCCGGCACCAACTGGATGAGCCGGTAGCACGACGGACGGGTGAGCGGGGATCTCACCGGCATGTAGTGGGGGCCATCCCTGGAGGACCCCCGGCAGGCGTCACGGAAGCAGAGAGGACACCACATGACCGCCACGGCACCCGCCCGCCCGGCCATGCCCCCGTGCGACCACCGCCCCCGGCCCTATACCGGGCCGAGCCGGGCCGAGGTGCTCGCCCTGCGGCAGCAGTACACGAACCCCGCGATCTTCACGCTCTACAGGGAGCCGCTGATGATCGTCGAGGGGCACATGCAGTACCTCTTCGACGAGACCGGCCGGCGGTACCTGGACCTCTTCGCCGGCATCGTCACGGTGTCGGTGGGGCACTGCCACCCGAAGGTGACGCGGGCCATGCAGGAGCAGCTCGCCACGCTGGCCCACACCACCACGATCTACCTGCACCCCAACTTTGCCCGGATGGCGGCGAAGCTGGCGTCGAAGATGCCCCCGGGGCTCGACGTCACCTACTTCACCAACAGCGGCAGCGAGGCCAACGACCTGGCCATCCTGCTGGCGCGCGCCTACACCGGCCACAACGACGTGATCGCGGTGCGCAACAGCTATCACGGCGGCTCGCCGGCGAGCATGCCGCTCACCAGCCACCATACCTGGAAGTTCCCCCAGCAGCTCAACAGCGGGGTGCACCACGCCATCTGCCCCGACCCATACCGGAGCCCGTTCACCGGCACGCCCGAGGAGATCGCCAGCAAGAGCGTGCAGGACATCCGGGAGCTGGTGCGCTATTCCACCCCGGGCCGCATCGCGGCATTCATCGCCGAGCCGATCCAGGGCGTGGGCGGGGCCACCCACGGCGCGTCCAACTACCTGCCCGAGGCCTACGCCGCGGCGCGGGCGGCGGGCGGCGTGTGCATCGCCGACGAGGTGCAGACCGGGTTCGGCCGGACGGGGGAGCACTACTGGGGCTTCCAGAACTTCGGGGTGGTGCCCGACATCGTGACCATGGCCAAGGGCATCGGCAACGGCGCACCGCTCGCGGCGGTGACCACCCGGCGCGAGATCGCGGAGAAGCTCACCCAGCGGATCCACTTCAACACCTTCGGCGGCAACCCGGTGAGCATGGCCGCCGGCCTGGCGGTGCTCGACGCGATCGACGAGGATGGCCTGCAGCAGAACGCGAAGGCCGTCGGGGGCCGGCTGCGCGCGGGCCTGCTCGAGCTGCAGCGGCGCCACGCGCTCATCGGCGACGTGCGCGGCCTGGGCCTGATGATCGGCGTGGAGCTGGTCCGCGACCGGACCACGAAGGAGCCGGCGCGGGAGGAGGCGCTCGCCGTGATGGAGCACCTGCGCGAGCTCGGCATCCTGATCGGCAAGGGCGGACTGGACGGCAACACCCTGCGCATCAAGCCGCCGATGTGCCTCACCGCGGCCGACGTGGACTTCGCGCTCGACGCGCTCGACCTCGCCCTGGGGAAGGTCCGCGCGGGCTGAGGTGCCGTGGGGAACGGGACGCGGTAGACGGGAAACGGGCAACGGCATGAGTGCCGTTTCCCGTTTCTCACTTCCCGCGGCCACGCGGCGGCCTCGACGTCAGCTCGAGAAGCCGAGTCCCATCCGCTCGAGGAGCCGCAGCATCAAGTTTGGCGGCTCA encodes:
- a CDS encoding aspartate aminotransferase family protein: MTATAPARPAMPPCDHRPRPYTGPSRAEVLALRQQYTNPAIFTLYREPLMIVEGHMQYLFDETGRRYLDLFAGIVTVSVGHCHPKVTRAMQEQLATLAHTTTIYLHPNFARMAAKLASKMPPGLDVTYFTNSGSEANDLAILLARAYTGHNDVIAVRNSYHGGSPASMPLTSHHTWKFPQQLNSGVHHAICPDPYRSPFTGTPEEIASKSVQDIRELVRYSTPGRIAAFIAEPIQGVGGATHGASNYLPEAYAAARAAGGVCIADEVQTGFGRTGEHYWGFQNFGVVPDIVTMAKGIGNGAPLAAVTTRREIAEKLTQRIHFNTFGGNPVSMAAGLAVLDAIDEDGLQQNAKAVGGRLRAGLLELQRRHALIGDVRGLGLMIGVELVRDRTTKEPAREEALAVMEHLRELGILIGKGGLDGNTLRIKPPMCLTAADVDFALDALDLALGKVRAG